ATCTCCTCCACGAGTTCCTCTCACCGGTGACGAACCGGCGCGAAGACGACTACGGCGGAAGCTTCGAGAATCGAACGCGACTCGTGCGGGAGGTCACGGCGGCCGTTCGCGAGGTCTGGCCCGACGAGAAGCCGGTCTTCGTCCGCATCTCCGGCACGGACTGGCTCGACGATCGGGAGTCGTGGACGATCGACGGGTCCGTCCGCCTCGCCGACGACCTCGTGGACCTGGGCGCGGACCTGATCGACGTCAGTTCGGGCGGTCTCCACCCGGATCAGGAACCGCCGGTGGGGCCGAACTTCCAGGTCCCCCTCGCCGAGGAGATACGGGAGCGGACCGACGTCCCTGTCGGTGCGGTCGGCGGGATCACCGAACCAGAACAGGCCGACGCCCTCGTTCGCAACGACCGCGCGGATCTCGTCCTCGTCGGCCGGGAATTCCTGCGCGATCCCTACTTCGGCCTTCGATCCAGCGACGCCCTCGACGGCGATCGAAAGTGGCCGATCCAGTACCGCCGCGCCGTTCGCTGAGCGGCGCTAGGGGTCTCGCGCCGCCGAGGACGATCGGCGACGACCCGATCGGGGTGCCGGCTCAGTCGTCGGTCCACTTGATCGAACAGCCCTGGGACGGCTTCCACTCCAGATCGACGTCTTCGCCCGCCAGTACGGACTCGATCGCTTCTCGGACGTGGAACCGGGTCGGATCGTCGTCGGGGTTCAGAGCGTCGTCGAGGCGGCCCTGGTAGACCAGCCGGAACTCGCCGTCGTCGTCGCCCGGCTTCGCAGCGTGACTGTCCGCTGCGTCACGCGCCGCGCTATTCTCGAAGAGGAACGGGTCGGGCGTACAGACCGCGCCGTAGGCCTCGGCGACCGCCTGGCTCTCGTCCCGCAGGTAGGCGTCGTACTGGATCCGTCCCTCCTCGACGTACTCCTCCATCGTCTCGAAGGAGTCCTCGGGGTACGCCTCGGCGTCGTTGGGGTTGATTCCGACGACCGACACGTCCTCGTACTCGGCCGCGAGGTCGTTGAGGATGTCGAACTTGGCCTGGGCGTACGGGCAGTGATTACAGGTGAAGACGACCAGCAACGCCTCGTCGTCGGCGAAGTCCGCGAGCGTGTACGTCTCCCCGTCGACGCCCGGTAATTCGAAGTCCGGTGCGACGTCACCCTTGTCCAGTTCCGAATCGGACTCTTGTAGGACCATACCCGAACGTATCGTCCGTGCCCCTGTAAGGACTCCGTTCGATCGAGACTCGCGTCGGTGACGGGTGAGGCCGACGAGTACGATCGGCGCTCGATCGCGATATCGACGGCCCACCTATTTGTACTCTCGGTGATATCGCGTGCACATGAAGACGCTCGAGGTCACCGACGAACAGTACGCGTTCATCCAGCACCTCCGTGAAGAGATCGCCGAGGACGTCGTCGGGAAGTACGGCTTCGTCCGCGAACAGGACGCGATCCAGTTCCTGATCGACAACCTCGCCGCCAACGTCGAGATCGAGGGCGATTTCGACTCCTCCGCCGCGGACGACGTCGCCGCGGCGGTCGGAGCCGCGATCGACGGCGAACCGGAACCGAACGCCCTCGAAGCGGTCTCGTACGTGGAGTCGGAGGAAACTGGCGCGGACGAATCGGCGGTCGCCCCGGACGACGGATCGGCCGATCCGGAGCCGGCGGCCACTGGTGACGACCCGGAGGCGGACGACGAACCGGAGGCGGACGACGAACCGGAGGCGGACGACGAACCGGAGGCGGACGACGAACCGGCTACCGGAGACGCCGACGGGGCCGACCCGAACGCCGACGGTACCGACGAAGCGGCTGCCGAGGACGACGGCTCCGCCGACGACGACGACATGCTGGACGAGATGATGAGTCTGCTCGAGACCCACGACGACAAGTGGGAGGAATCGTCGTCGGCCGACTACCGCTACACCGTGACGTTGCCCGACGGCTCGACCGAGGACGTCCAGACGAAAGACGACGTCCGGGCGCTGTTGTTCAAGAACTACCGGTAGCTCACCCGCCGACGGTCGGGAGCGGGTGGTTCGGGACCGTTCACGCGAGCGATCGGCCCGAAAAGAACAACGCTTTTACTCGCGCTTCTGCTTCCCGTTGGTATGAGCGAACGCGAGGTGCTCGAGTTGCTTCGTGAGAACGCGCGGTATTCGGCGGCGGATATCGCACGAATGACCGGCCTCGAGGAACAGGAGGTCGAGGCAGTCGTCGAGGAACTCGAGGGGGCAGGCGTCGTTCGTGGCTACCAGGCCGTCGTCGACTGGGACAAACTGGAAGACGAACGCGTCCGCGCCGAAGTCGAGTTGAACGTCCGCCTCGATCGCGAGACGGGCTACGGTGACATCGCAGAGCGCCTCGCACGGTTCCCGCAGGTCAAAGCGTTGCGGCTGGTCAGTGGCGACTACGACTTCGACATGGAAGTCGAGGGCGACTCGATCCGGGAAGTCTCACAGTTTATCAGCGAAAAAGTCGCCCCCGTCCCCGAGATCACCCAGACGGTCACTCACTACGTGATGACCTCCTACAAGGAGAACGGGATCGAACTCGGCGACGGAGAGGACGACGATCGACTCTCGTTCTCGCCATGACGATCGAACCGTCAGATCGCGTGAAGGCGGTCCCGCCGTCGGGCATCCGGCGGTTTTTCGAGATCGCCGAGGAGCGCGACGAGGTCATCTCGCTGGGCGTCGGCGAACCCGACTTCTCGACTCCGTGGGCCGCACGGGACGCGGCGATCACCTCGCTGGAACAGGGCAAGACCTCCTACACCGCGAACCGCGGGAAACGCGAACTCCGGGAGTCGATCGCGGACTACGTCGCCGATCGGTTCGACCTCGGCTACGACCCGGCCGAGGAGATCATCGTGACCGCCGGCGCGAGCGAGGCGGTCGACCTCGCATTCCGGGCGTTCGTCGATCCCGGCGACACGGTCGCGATCGCACAGCCGTCGTACATCTCCTACGAACCCGGCGTGATCTTCGCCGGCGGCGAGGTGCTGCCGGTCCCCACGAGAAAGGAGGACGAGTTCCGACTCACCGTCGAGGAACTCGACGCGGCGGGTGCGGCCGACGCCGACGTGCTCGTCGTCTGTTACCCCAACAACCCGACGGGTGCGATCATGCGCGAGGAAGACCTCGAACCGATCGCCGACTTCGCCCGCGAGCACGACCTCACGGTCTTCTCGGACGAGATCTACGCCGAGTTGACCTACGACGGGGATCACACGTCGATCGCGACCGTCGACGGCATGCGCGAGCGGACGATCGTCTTCAACGGGTTCTCGAAGGCCCACGCGATGACCGGGCTTCGGCTGGGATACGCGCTCGGGCCCGCCGACGCGATCGGCGCGATGAACAAGATCCACCAGTACGCGATGCTGTCGGCCCCGACGACGGCCCAGTACGCGGCCCTCGAGGCACTGGATTCTTGCGAGAACGACGTTCGCGAGATGGTCGACCAGTACGATCGCCGTCGCCAGTTCGTTCTCTCGCGGTTCCGCGAGATCGGGATGGACGTCTTCGAGGCGAAGGGAGCGTTCTACTGTTTCCCCGAGGTGCCCGAGGGCTTCACCGCGGAGGAATTCGCGGAAGATGTCCTCCGCGAGCAGGGGGTCGCCGTCGTCCCGGGTGACGTCTTCGGCGTCGGTGGCGAGGGACACCTCCGGATCTCCTACGCGACGGGTCTCGAGGACCTCCGCGAGGCGCTGACCCGGATCGAAGCCTTCGTCGCGGAACACGCCTGAATCGCTGATTCGCCGTTCGATCGACGGCCTGCGTGACCGCCGGTGGTCCAGCGCGGCTGGCAGGAGTATCACG
The nucleotide sequence above comes from Halosolutus halophilus. Encoded proteins:
- a CDS encoding thioredoxin family protein, with product MVLQESDSELDKGDVAPDFELPGVDGETYTLADFADDEALLVVFTCNHCPYAQAKFDILNDLAAEYEDVSVVGINPNDAEAYPEDSFETMEEYVEEGRIQYDAYLRDESQAVAEAYGAVCTPDPFLFENSAARDAADSHAAKPGDDDGEFRLVYQGRLDDALNPDDDPTRFHVREAIESVLAGEDVDLEWKPSQGCSIKWTDD
- a CDS encoding Lrp/AsnC family transcriptional regulator, yielding MSEREVLELLRENARYSAADIARMTGLEEQEVEAVVEELEGAGVVRGYQAVVDWDKLEDERVRAEVELNVRLDRETGYGDIAERLARFPQVKALRLVSGDYDFDMEVEGDSIREVSQFISEKVAPVPEITQTVTHYVMTSYKENGIELGDGEDDDRLSFSP
- a CDS encoding pyridoxal phosphate-dependent aminotransferase, with the translated sequence MTIEPSDRVKAVPPSGIRRFFEIAEERDEVISLGVGEPDFSTPWAARDAAITSLEQGKTSYTANRGKRELRESIADYVADRFDLGYDPAEEIIVTAGASEAVDLAFRAFVDPGDTVAIAQPSYISYEPGVIFAGGEVLPVPTRKEDEFRLTVEELDAAGAADADVLVVCYPNNPTGAIMREEDLEPIADFAREHDLTVFSDEIYAELTYDGDHTSIATVDGMRERTIVFNGFSKAHAMTGLRLGYALGPADAIGAMNKIHQYAMLSAPTTAQYAALEALDSCENDVREMVDQYDRRRQFVLSRFREIGMDVFEAKGAFYCFPEVPEGFTAEEFAEDVLREQGVAVVPGDVFGVGGEGHLRISYATGLEDLREALTRIEAFVAEHA